One window from the genome of Thermococcus siculi encodes:
- a CDS encoding DODA-type extradiol aromatic ring-opening family dioxygenase, with amino-acid sequence MLAGIGLMPHGNPVLDPPDKETRKLAEVLKNIGKAFADVDAYVLISPHNVRMSEHLGVVMAENLISWLGFDGVELPGEWRTDRELAEEIYERARKEGFPVVDLHFASRSGEYSRWPLTWGELIPLQFLEKKPLVLLTPARNLSRETLIKFGETLGEVLEESDKSAALIVSADHGHAHDENGPYGYRRESGEYDRLIMELINEDRLEELLKIPDELIRKALPDSYWQMLIMLGVMHRVEVELKGSAYACPTYFGMAGALWVRE; translated from the coding sequence ATGCTCGCAGGAATAGGCCTCATGCCCCACGGGAACCCTGTTCTAGATCCGCCGGATAAGGAAACGAGAAAGCTCGCGGAGGTTTTGAAGAACATCGGGAAAGCCTTCGCAGACGTCGACGCCTACGTTCTAATAAGTCCTCACAACGTCCGCATGAGCGAGCACCTCGGCGTAGTCATGGCCGAGAACCTCATCTCCTGGCTCGGCTTCGATGGAGTCGAACTGCCCGGAGAGTGGAGGACCGACAGAGAACTGGCGGAGGAGATATACGAAAGGGCCAGGAAGGAAGGCTTCCCGGTCGTCGACCTGCACTTCGCCAGCAGGAGCGGAGAATACTCCAGATGGCCGCTGACCTGGGGAGAACTCATACCGCTCCAGTTCCTCGAGAAGAAGCCGCTCGTCCTTCTAACTCCCGCCAGGAACCTGAGCAGAGAAACACTGATAAAGTTCGGGGAAACGCTCGGAGAGGTTCTTGAGGAGAGCGACAAGAGTGCCGCCCTGATAGTCAGCGCCGACCACGGGCACGCCCACGACGAAAATGGCCCCTACGGCTACAGGAGGGAGAGCGGGGAGTACGACAGGCTCATCATGGAGCTGATAAACGAAGACCGCCTCGAAGAGTTGCTGAAAATCCCCGACGAGCTGATAAGGAAGGCCCTGCCCGACAGCTACTGGCAGATGCTGATAATGCTCGGCGTGATGCACCGCGTTGAGGTCGAGCTTAAGGGGAGCGCCTACGCCTGCCCGACCTACTTCGGGATGGCCGGGGCGCTTTGGGTGAGGGAGTAG
- the thrC gene encoding threonine synthase — protein MKLKCPTCGREYDEPVQRCECGEPVEFKLFEGEPYIAKTVWERFYDFWPVEPAMELSLGEGDTPLVKSRIGRELGVRLYLKNETANPTWSFKDRGTFLAVSYAVKAGYGAVGTVSTGNMAASVAAYAARAGLKAKILVSESASDEKLKAVGVYGADVIRVKGDYGRLYFESLKLGEKLGVYFINSDNPFRVEGYKGIAFEIAEEITPDYVLIPTSSGGLFRGIAKGFIELRESGLIEEIPTLVAVQAEGCSPICRAFSEGKERIGRFENPKTIAKAIANPYPPSGNAVLKLLREFGWKCLSVSDEEILEAQRKLAGEGIFVQPASATGVAALEKLVEGGGIEEGAKIVSILTGSGLKTLATAGQGNARECPLEGLENCVSF, from the coding sequence ATGAAACTTAAGTGTCCAACATGCGGCAGAGAGTACGATGAGCCGGTCCAGAGGTGTGAGTGCGGCGAACCGGTGGAGTTCAAGCTTTTTGAGGGCGAGCCGTACATAGCAAAGACCGTCTGGGAGAGGTTTTACGACTTCTGGCCGGTTGAGCCGGCAATGGAGCTTTCCCTCGGGGAGGGGGATACCCCGCTCGTTAAGTCAAGGATTGGAAGGGAACTCGGCGTAAGGCTCTACCTGAAGAACGAAACGGCAAACCCCACCTGGAGCTTCAAGGACAGGGGGACGTTTTTAGCTGTAAGCTACGCTGTCAAAGCCGGGTACGGAGCGGTGGGCACCGTCTCGACCGGAAACATGGCGGCCAGCGTCGCCGCGTACGCCGCGAGGGCTGGCTTAAAGGCTAAAATCCTCGTCTCTGAGAGCGCGAGCGACGAGAAACTGAAGGCCGTGGGCGTCTACGGCGCCGACGTGATAAGGGTTAAAGGCGACTACGGGAGGCTCTACTTCGAGAGCCTGAAGCTCGGGGAGAAACTCGGGGTTTATTTCATCAACTCCGACAACCCCTTCCGCGTAGAGGGCTACAAGGGGATAGCCTTTGAGATAGCCGAGGAAATCACGCCGGATTACGTCTTAATCCCGACCAGTTCCGGCGGCCTCTTCAGGGGCATAGCAAAGGGCTTCATCGAGCTTAGGGAGAGCGGGCTTATCGAGGAAATTCCAACGCTGGTAGCGGTGCAGGCGGAGGGCTGTTCACCTATATGCAGGGCCTTCAGCGAAGGAAAAGAAAGGATAGGGCGCTTTGAAAACCCGAAGACGATAGCGAAGGCTATAGCCAACCCGTATCCTCCGAGCGGGAACGCGGTTCTGAAGCTGCTCCGCGAGTTCGGCTGGAAGTGCCTCAGTGTGAGCGACGAAGAAATCCTTGAGGCCCAGAGGAAGCTGGCAGGAGAGGGCATCTTCGTCCAGCCGGCGAGCGCAACGGGTGTGGCCGCGCTGGAGAAGCTCGTTGAAGGCGGAGGAATAGAGGAAGGAGCAAAGATCGTATCGATACTAACCGGTTCGGGGTTGAAGACACTCGCGACGGCAGGGCAGGGTAATGCGAGGGAGTGTCCGCTCGAAGGGCTGGAAAACTGTGTGTCATTTTAG
- a CDS encoding eCIS core domain-containing protein, whose amino-acid sequence MKHGDKALAILLIDILALSLYAAASLTSSPSIVLDEVSSILRQVEEIRGLEFKEPPQIIVITKAEALGMWKPGKPDLERLHREELVYKMTLLLPPDYQYIKEEHERRAGWIAATVGNTIYIIQENFMGDIDTARRTVAHESVHVLQKQWFDAKYGADTFDGTLAVQALVEGDADLVADIYCERNGIPIHKIRSLSGDSLTDLHIFPYVFGDRFVKYLYDKGNWALVNDAYHRYPGTTLEVMEPELYPENFTPTNVTLSPPNGSQIVRDDRMGAFYVYVLLRDVAKLDNESAWNVSTSWLGDRLLLAKTSDGYILLWKVVFSNSGAAERFGKALEELSNGNDYAEREIKVEGETVLLKAVRREGDET is encoded by the coding sequence ATGAAGCACGGCGATAAGGCCCTTGCCATCCTCCTCATCGACATTCTGGCTCTGTCGCTCTATGCAGCGGCCAGCTTAACCTCCAGTCCGAGCATCGTTCTCGACGAGGTAAGCTCGATCCTCCGGCAGGTCGAGGAGATAAGGGGCCTGGAGTTCAAGGAACCGCCTCAGATCATAGTGATAACGAAGGCCGAAGCGCTGGGGATGTGGAAGCCAGGAAAGCCCGACCTGGAGAGGCTCCACCGGGAGGAGCTGGTCTACAAGATGACCCTCCTTCTCCCGCCGGACTACCAGTACATCAAGGAGGAGCACGAGAGGAGAGCCGGCTGGATAGCGGCCACCGTTGGGAACACTATATACATCATCCAGGAAAACTTCATGGGGGATATAGATACCGCCAGGAGAACCGTAGCCCACGAGAGCGTCCACGTGCTCCAGAAGCAGTGGTTTGACGCCAAGTACGGCGCCGACACCTTTGACGGAACCCTCGCGGTTCAGGCGCTGGTGGAAGGAGACGCCGACCTCGTTGCTGACATCTACTGCGAGAGGAACGGAATCCCGATCCACAAGATACGATCCCTAAGCGGCGATTCTTTAACGGACCTGCACATATTCCCATACGTCTTCGGGGACAGGTTCGTTAAATATCTGTATGATAAAGGGAACTGGGCGCTCGTGAACGATGCCTACCACCGTTACCCCGGAACCACTCTGGAGGTCATGGAGCCGGAACTCTACCCCGAAAACTTTACCCCAACTAACGTAACGCTCTCGCCACCAAACGGCTCGCAGATTGTGAGGGACGACAGGATGGGGGCGTTCTACGTCTACGTCCTCCTCCGGGACGTGGCGAAGCTGGACAACGAAAGCGCATGGAACGTCTCGACTTCATGGCTCGGCGACAGGCTTTTGCTCGCCAAAACGAGCGACGGTTATATCCTGCTCTGGAAGGTTGTTTTTTCAAACTCAGGAGCGGCTGAGAGGTTTGGAAAAGCACTAGAAGAGCTCTCAAATGGCAACGACTACGCCGAGAGGGAGATAAAGGTGGAGGGAGAAACCGTCCTGCTAAAGGCCGTCAGGAGGGAAGGGGATGAAACTTAA
- the psmB gene encoding archaeal proteasome endopeptidase complex subunit beta, with translation METKKTGTTTVGIKARDGVVLAADTQASLDHMVETLNIRKIVPITDRIAITTAGSVGDVQALARMLEAEARYYQFTWNRPMSTKAMANLLSNILNENKWFPYLVQIIIGGYVDEPTLANLDALGGLVFDDYTATGSGSPFAIAVLEDGFKKDMSVEEAKELAVRAVKTAGKRDVYTGSRKVQVVVITKDGMKEEFVEFNE, from the coding sequence ATGGAGACCAAGAAGACCGGTACCACCACGGTGGGAATAAAGGCCAGGGACGGCGTCGTTCTGGCCGCTGATACGCAGGCTTCCCTCGACCACATGGTCGAGACCCTCAACATAAGGAAGATAGTCCCAATCACCGACAGGATAGCGATAACCACCGCCGGGAGCGTCGGCGACGTTCAGGCGCTCGCGAGGATGCTCGAGGCGGAGGCGAGGTATTATCAGTTCACCTGGAACAGACCGATGAGCACAAAGGCAATGGCCAACCTGCTCAGCAACATCCTCAACGAGAACAAGTGGTTCCCATACCTCGTGCAGATCATCATAGGCGGCTACGTCGACGAGCCGACGCTGGCCAACCTGGACGCGCTCGGTGGCCTTGTCTTCGACGACTATACGGCGACAGGTTCAGGCAGTCCCTTCGCGATAGCGGTCTTAGAAGACGGCTTCAAGAAGGATATGAGCGTCGAGGAGGCGAAGGAGCTGGCCGTCAGGGCCGTCAAAACTGCAGGAAAGCGCGACGTCTACACCGGGAGCAGGAAGGTTCAGGTCGTCGTCATCACGAAGGACGGCATGAAGGAGGAGTTCGTCGAGTTCAATGAGTGA
- a CDS encoding ABC transporter ATP-binding protein has protein sequence MKLEVLVSFSYGEREVLRNVGFTAERGELFSIIGPNGAGKSTLLKAMVGILEPEGSVRLDGRNILTMKPKERAKLITYVPQSSFPEFAFTIEEFVEMGAYATRGDVESALKRVGLWERRREQVTNLSGGEYQLALIARALAQGSEVILLDEPTSHLDINHALEVMEILRELKNEKIIIAVLHDLNLALRYADRLMLLHRGRKHWEGEPGELEPGVLEEVYGVKVKLTEVDGHRIILPQLAKV, from the coding sequence ATGAAGCTGGAGGTCTTGGTTTCATTCTCCTACGGAGAACGGGAGGTCCTCAGAAACGTCGGGTTTACCGCGGAGAGGGGGGAACTGTTCTCGATAATCGGGCCGAACGGGGCGGGAAAGAGCACCCTCCTCAAGGCGATGGTCGGGATTCTGGAGCCGGAGGGGAGCGTGAGGCTCGATGGGAGGAACATTTTGACAATGAAGCCCAAAGAAAGGGCCAAACTGATAACCTACGTCCCCCAGAGTTCCTTCCCGGAGTTCGCCTTCACGATAGAGGAGTTCGTCGAGATGGGGGCTTACGCAACCAGGGGGGATGTTGAGAGCGCCCTGAAGCGCGTCGGCCTCTGGGAGCGCAGGAGGGAGCAGGTAACCAACCTCTCCGGCGGCGAGTACCAGCTGGCGCTCATCGCGAGGGCATTGGCCCAGGGCAGCGAGGTGATACTCCTCGACGAGCCGACGAGCCACCTCGACATAAACCACGCCCTTGAGGTTATGGAGATCCTCAGGGAACTCAAGAACGAGAAGATCATCATAGCGGTTCTCCACGACCTCAACCTGGCCCTTCGCTACGCGGACAGGCTGATGCTCCTCCACAGGGGAAGGAAGCACTGGGAGGGCGAGCCTGGGGAGCTTGAGCCTGGGGTTCTCGAGGAGGTCTATGGTGTGAAGGTGAAGCTGACCGAGGTGGACGGCCACAGAATAATCCTTCCCCAACTCGCAAAGGTTTAA
- a CDS encoding FecCD family ABC transporter permease has protein sequence MRKWLPTLLIVSLTALFLGVYVGSVNISPSDITASIIYGIKSALLNSPNPGEKPHYFVIVWQLRLPRVLLAYLVGLSLASAGVASQALFRNPLADPYIIGVSAGAGIGAALAAIYAPAHMGAFALVSALLSVFIVYTVSKVDGKVPVDTLLLAGIAYGFLASAVTWYLIISQGERAHVTWMWLMGTFNGSDWGDVGEVFIVSLLGVGFLIWKWRELNLILLGEESIALGLDLHLYRKLFVGVIALLTAFAVSTAGIIGFIGLVSPHVMRLLLGPNHRELTPASALFGGVLLVIADLLARTLAKPTELPVGIITALMGAPFFLYLLMKHKRGELYS, from the coding sequence ATGAGGAAATGGCTCCCAACGCTACTCATCGTCTCGCTGACGGCACTGTTCCTTGGGGTTTACGTGGGGTCCGTAAACATAAGCCCCAGCGACATAACGGCGAGCATAATCTACGGGATAAAATCCGCCCTCCTGAACTCCCCCAACCCCGGTGAAAAACCCCACTACTTCGTCATCGTCTGGCAGCTCCGCCTTCCGAGGGTTCTTCTGGCCTACCTCGTCGGCCTCAGCCTCGCCTCGGCAGGGGTAGCAAGCCAGGCCCTCTTCAGGAACCCCCTGGCCGACCCCTACATAATCGGAGTGAGCGCCGGCGCCGGAATTGGGGCAGCCCTCGCCGCGATCTATGCCCCCGCCCACATGGGGGCCTTCGCCCTCGTCTCGGCGCTCCTCTCGGTTTTCATCGTGTACACAGTTTCAAAGGTCGACGGGAAGGTCCCTGTGGACACCCTCCTCCTGGCGGGAATAGCCTACGGCTTCCTGGCGAGTGCAGTGACCTGGTACCTGATAATAAGCCAGGGAGAGAGGGCCCACGTGACGTGGATGTGGCTCATGGGGACGTTCAACGGTTCCGACTGGGGGGATGTCGGTGAGGTGTTCATCGTTTCGCTCCTCGGCGTCGGCTTCCTCATCTGGAAATGGCGCGAGCTGAACCTTATACTCCTCGGGGAGGAGAGCATAGCCCTGGGCTTAGACCTGCACCTCTACAGGAAGCTCTTCGTCGGTGTGATAGCCCTCCTGACGGCCTTCGCGGTCTCAACGGCGGGAATAATCGGCTTTATCGGACTGGTCAGTCCCCACGTGATGAGGCTCCTCCTGGGGCCGAACCACAGGGAGCTGACTCCCGCCAGTGCACTCTTCGGGGGTGTTCTCCTCGTCATCGCGGATCTGCTGGCGAGAACGCTGGCCAAGCCGACGGAACTTCCCGTGGGTATAATAACCGCCCTCATGGGGGCGCCCTTCTTCCTCTACCTCCTGATGAAGCACAAGAGGGGGGAGCTGTACTCATGA
- the rimI gene encoding ribosomal protein S18-alanine N-acetyltransferase, whose translation MSVSIRPVGGRFPLSMVVIRPAKLFDIPDVVRIERASFREEYPRGVFLVFLENNPDTFLVAEHNGRVIGYVMGYLRPDLEGHIMSIAVDPDYRGKGVGSALLTEVIERLINKGARYIGLEVRVSNEKAIKLYERFGFRKIKRVIGYYADGEDAYYMLLPADEWGGRN comes from the coding sequence ATGAGTGTGTCCATTCGACCCGTTGGGGGAAGGTTTCCCCTCTCGATGGTCGTCATAAGGCCCGCCAAGCTCTTCGACATACCCGACGTTGTCAGGATAGAGCGTGCCTCCTTCAGGGAGGAGTACCCGAGGGGGGTTTTTCTGGTCTTCCTGGAGAACAACCCGGACACGTTCCTGGTAGCCGAACATAACGGCCGGGTGATAGGCTACGTCATGGGCTACCTGAGGCCGGACCTGGAGGGCCACATAATGAGCATAGCCGTCGACCCTGACTACAGGGGCAAGGGCGTAGGTTCAGCCCTGCTGACCGAGGTCATCGAAAGGCTCATAAACAAGGGCGCCCGCTACATCGGCCTGGAGGTTCGCGTGAGCAACGAGAAGGCGATAAAGCTCTACGAGCGCTTCGGGTTCAGGAAGATAAAGCGCGTGATAGGCTACTACGCCGACGGGGAGGACGCCTACTACATGCTCCTGCCCGCTGACGAGTGGGGTGGTAGGAATTGA